The following proteins come from a genomic window of Trifolium pratense cultivar HEN17-A07 linkage group LG4, ARS_RC_1.1, whole genome shotgun sequence:
- the LOC123922298 gene encoding uncharacterized protein At2g29880-like encodes MFTDKGSIEASIYIKKRRIHSKNYVTWTMEETNELLHLLVDAMNRGMRDANGSLSKQTVERLILPDLNAKTRFPKTYSHYLSRMKWFKNQYNMMSTLMRHNSGFGWDSIAKTFTAPEEVWKDYLKSHPSHNKLRGKTMIDYEILKIVVGGGVSTGNNSIAVDPDDTDATTLEPENATTYEPENRSVGIEEFSYDANSDTFVHPDNYEPQYQPPSPSQPSPPSHPPLNSEVPLERQNSHKRKRFEYGGSYTTVGINNQDNVIRNLSVGIETIAVNFEKISNMMEKREKDRDRDRELEGIIWEVIKDIPNLNDMTRFKTAELLNTKAKKDFFLKMSSEERSSWIKFKLGDD; translated from the exons ATGTTTACAGACAAAGGTTCAATTGAagctagtatatatataaaaaag AGAAGAATACACTCTAAAAATTATGTAACTTGGACAATGGAGGAAACCAATGAGTTGTTACATCTCTTGGTGGATGCTATGAATAGGGGGATGCGTGATGCTAATGGATCACTTAGCAAACAAACTGTAGAACGGTTAATACTTCCTGACCTAAATGCTAAGACTAGGTTCCCTAAAACTTATAGTCACTATTTGAGTCGGATGAAGTGGTTTAAGAACCAATATAACATGATGTCAACACTTATGCGTCACAACTCTGGTTTTGGATGGGACTCAATTGCAAAAACTTTCACCGCTCCTGAGGAAGTATGGAAAGATTACTTAAAG TCACACCCAAGTCACAACAAACTTCGAGGAAAGACTATGATTGATTATGAGATTTTAAAGATTGTTGTTGGGGGTGGAGTTTCTACCGGGAATAATTCCATAGCGGTAGATCCAGATGATACAGATGCAACAACTTTAGAGCCAGAAAATGCAACAACTTATGAGCCAGAAAATAGAAGTGTTGGGATAGAAGAATTTTCATATGATGCTAATAGTGACACATTTGTCCATCCAGATAACTATGAACCACAATATCAACCTCCATCACCAAGCCAACCTAGTCCACCATCTCATCCCCCTTTAAATTCAGAGGTTCCCTTAGAAAGACAAAATAGTCACAAGAGAAAGAGATTCGAGTATGGAGGAAGTTATACCACTGTTGGGATCAACAATCAAGACAATGTTATTAGAAACCTTTCTGTTGGCATTGAGACTATTGCtgtgaattttgaaaaaatatctaACATGATggagaaaagagaaaaagatagagatagagatagagaGCTCGAGGGTATTATTTGGGAAGTTATAAAAGATATTCCAAATTTGAATGACATGACGCGTTTTAAGACGGCTGAATTGTTGAATACTAAAGCAAAAAAGGACTTTTTCTTAAAGATGTCATCAGAAGAACGCTCATCTTGGATAAAATTCAAGTTAGGGgatgattaa
- the LOC123922297 gene encoding uncharacterized protein LOC123922297 encodes MVRGRDVSSYCDRHGNISQNVLAACNFDLEFMYVLSGWEGSAHDSKLLNDALTRRNGLKVPQGKFFLVDCGFPNRRKFLAPYRGVRYHLQDFAGHGNDPENEKELFNLRHASLRNVIERIFDVFKSRFTIFKSAPPFPFKAQAELVLACAALHNFLRKECRSDEFPVEPTDESSSSSSVLPNHEDNNYEPIVQTQEQEREDANLWRTSIGSDMWRNAT; translated from the exons ATGGTAAGAGGACGAGATGTAAGCAGTTATTGTGATCGTCATGGAAATATATCACAAAATGTATTAGCTGCATGCAACTTTGATTTGGAATTCATGTACGTTCTTAGCGGATGGGAGGGTTCAGCACATGATTCCAAGCTATTAAATGATGCTTTGACAAGGAGGAATGGACTTAAAGTACCCCAAG GTAAGTTTTTTTTGGTGGATTGTGGATTTCCAAATCGACGCAAATTTTTAGCCCCATATCGAGGTGTACGATATCATCTACAAGATTTTGCAGGTCATGGTAATGACCCTGAAAATGAAAAGGAATTATTCAATCTTCGACATGCGTCCTTAAGGAATGTGATTGAGAGaatatttgatgtttttaaaTCGCGGTTCACAATTTTTAAGTCCGCGCCTCCATTTCCATTTAAGGCACAAGCGGAGCTTGTGTTGGCATGCGCAGCACTTCATAATTTTCTTCGTAAAGAATGTCGTTCAGATGAATTTCCAGTCGAACCTACGGATgagtcttcatcctcatcttcaGTGTTACCAAATCATGAAGACAATAATTATGAACCCATTGTTCAAACACAAGAGCAGGAACGAGAAGATGCAAATTTATGGAGGACTAGTATAGGTTCAGATATGTGGAGAAATGCTACTTAG
- the LOC123924587 gene encoding plant UBX domain-containing protein 4-like, with product MKSRGKKRSRKEMESENPNPDGNATELINSFIEITSSTQQEALFFLESHNFDLDAAVSSFLDNHIATIHNDDNIIPLNDTNTNVVSPSDSLSPDFQPSDSPSRSQSPSPSRTPYELRSRRSIGKKPSGSRQSGIRTLRDVKRDQDSRSGSDSESDDPQEYYTGGQKSGMLVQDPTKKGGNSVDDIFDQARQVAVDAPTENSSRSRSFTGTARLLSGEALPSAPQPVESITHVVTFWRNGFSVNDGPLRRFEDPQNASFLESIKKSECPKELEPTGRRNSVRLKLIRRDENYPEPAKPRYTPFRGVGRTLGDSSSSGEAASEPIQTTASASTFTAPVPALGLVVDESRPVTSIQLRLADGTRMVSRFNHHHTIRDVRAFIDASRSGGVTSYQLQTMGFPPKQLTDLDQTIELAGIANSVVIQKL from the exons atgaAATCAAGAGGGAAGAAGAGAAGCCGTAAAGAAATGGAAAGCGAAAATCCCAATCCCGACGGTAACGCCACCGAATTAATTAACTCATTCATCGAAATCACTTCTTCAACTCAACAAGAAGCACTTTTCTTTCTCGAAAGTCACAATTTCGATCTCGACGCTGCTGTTTCATCTTTCTTAGACAACCACATCGCCACCATCCATAACGACGATAACATTATCCCTTTAAACGACACCAATACTAACGTCGTTTCACCTTCCGATTCACTTTCCCCTGATTTTCAACCTTCTGATTCTCCGTCACGGTCTCAATCGCCGTCGCCTTCTCGTACTCCTTATGAACTCCGATCTCGACGCTCGATTGGAAAGAAACCCTCTGGTAGTCGTCAAAGTGGAATTCGAACTTTGCGTGATGTGAAACGTGATCAAGATTCGAGGTCTGGTTCGGATTCTGAATCTGATGATCCGCAGGAATATTACACTGGTGGTCAGAAGAG TGGTATGCTTGTCCAAGATCCTACCAAGAAGGGTGGCAATTCTGTAGATGATATTTTTGATCAGGCTAGACAGGTTGCTGTTGATGCTCCTACTGAAAATTCTTCAAGGTCGAGGAGTTTTACTGGAACTGCCAGATTACTTTCCGGCGAGGCATTGCCATCTGCTCCTCAGCCAGTAGAGTCAATTACACATGTGGTCACTTTTTGGAGGAATGGGTTCTCTGTCAATGATGGTCCTCTACGGAGGTTTGAAGATCCACAAAATGCATCATTCCTTGAG AGCATAAAGAAGTCTGAATGTCCCAAAGAGCTTGAACCAACTGGCCGGCGAAATTCTGTCCGTCTCAAGCTCATAAGGCGGGATGAAAACTACCCG GAACCGGCAAAGCCACGCTATACTCCTTTCCGGGGGGTTGGAAGAACTTTAGGTGACAGCAGCTCAAGTGGTGAAGCTGCTAGTGAACCTATTCAAACAACTGCCAGTGCTTCCACATTTACTGCTCCTGTGCCAGCACTGGGTCTAGTTGTAGATGAGTCCCGGCCAGTGACATCAATCCAGCTAAGGTTAGCTGATGGTACGCGAATGGTTTCTCGCTTCAATCACCACCATACAATCAGAGATGTTCGAGCATTCATTGATGCATCAAGATCCGGTGGAGTGACAAGTTACCAACTGCAGACAATGGGGTTTCCTCCCAAACAACTTACTGATTTGGACCAGACTATAGAGCTAGCTGGTATAGCCAATTCAGTTGTTATCCAAAAATTATAG